A DNA window from Luteibaculum oceani contains the following coding sequences:
- a CDS encoding metallophosphoesterase produces MSRMIIVFFFWLAFLLLDWYIYRGLKYSFPLEGKPLIKVISNFAYWSVPLTLTAMTIYFFFIKNGEKPSTTWILGFMGVFILFYVPKLILLLFNLVADFKNILFWIAAKFEFGRKPDFSGVLITRQEFLRILGTFIAALPFASILYGIVFGRFAFRTEKKTIKTSKLNAGTRLRVVQISDAHLGSFLDHKKPVRTAINEINKLEPDLILFTGDLVNDIASEAEPWVPEFSKLQAKYGKYSVLGNHDYGDYYKWDSVEEKRANLDRLKTIHGEMGFTLMLNEGDYIEIEGQQIYLGGVENWGLPPFPQHGDIERALAKYNPDAFGILMSHDPTHFDEQVKTHQKAPDLTLSGHTHGMQFGLILGSFKWSPVQYRYKKWAGTYMHQDKMLYVNRGFGYIGFPGRVGMPPEISLFEIEGQA; encoded by the coding sequence ATGTCTAGGATGATTATTGTGTTCTTTTTCTGGTTGGCATTTTTACTGCTTGATTGGTACATCTACAGAGGATTAAAATACAGTTTCCCATTAGAAGGAAAACCCCTAATTAAAGTTATAAGCAATTTTGCGTACTGGTCGGTGCCACTGACTTTAACCGCAATGACGATTTATTTTTTCTTCATAAAAAATGGCGAAAAACCATCTACAACCTGGATACTAGGGTTTATGGGGGTTTTTATCCTATTTTATGTTCCTAAACTTATCCTATTACTTTTTAACCTAGTTGCTGACTTTAAAAACATATTATTCTGGATTGCAGCAAAATTTGAATTTGGGAGAAAACCAGATTTCAGCGGAGTTTTAATCACTCGACAAGAGTTTTTAAGAATACTCGGAACCTTTATTGCCGCACTACCCTTTGCATCCATTTTATATGGAATTGTTTTCGGAAGGTTTGCATTTAGAACGGAAAAGAAAACTATAAAAACTAGTAAACTGAATGCGGGAACTAGACTTCGAGTGGTTCAAATATCCGACGCTCATTTGGGTTCTTTTTTAGATCACAAAAAGCCCGTTAGAACAGCGATTAATGAAATTAACAAACTAGAGCCCGATTTAATATTATTCACAGGAGACCTAGTAAACGATATCGCATCGGAAGCGGAGCCCTGGGTACCTGAATTTTCCAAGTTACAAGCAAAATATGGGAAGTATTCCGTTTTAGGGAACCATGATTACGGAGATTACTACAAATGGGATTCTGTTGAGGAGAAAAGAGCCAATTTAGATCGCTTAAAGACCATACACGGAGAAATGGGCTTTACCCTAATGCTTAATGAAGGCGACTACATTGAAATAGAGGGTCAGCAGATTTATTTGGGTGGAGTTGAAAATTGGGGACTCCCTCCTTTTCCTCAGCACGGAGATATAGAAAGAGCTTTGGCAAAATACAATCCAGACGCTTTTGGAATTTTAATGTCGCATGACCCAACCCACTTTGATGAGCAGGTAAAAACCCACCAAAAAGCACCAGATTTAACGCTTTCTGGACACACCCATGGTATGCAATTTGGTTTGATATTAGGTAGTTTCAAATGGAGTCCTGTACAATACCGCTACAAGAAATGGGCAGGCACCTACATGCACCAAGACAAGATGCTATACGTAAACAGGGGCTTTGGTTACATTGGATTTCCTGGCAGGGTTGGTATGCCACCAGAAATTAGCTTGTTTGAAATTGAGGGACAAGCGTAG
- a CDS encoding DUF493 family protein → MNIEQEIKLRAQLAELHNFPDLYMFKFIVPNEPGKKDEVLKFFSEKADVSTKKSRNGKYLAISIKEVMISVDAVMQRYHELKSVKGLMSL, encoded by the coding sequence ATGAATATAGAGCAGGAAATTAAGCTAAGAGCTCAATTAGCTGAATTACACAACTTTCCAGATTTATACATGTTTAAGTTTATAGTGCCTAACGAGCCTGGAAAGAAGGATGAGGTATTGAAATTCTTTTCAGAAAAGGCAGATGTGAGTACCAAAAAATCTCGGAATGGTAAATATTTGGCCATTTCTATAAAGGAAGTAATGATAAGTGTGGATGCAGTAATGCAGCGTTACCACGAATTGAAATCGGTAAAGGGATTAATGTCATTATGA